Below is a genomic region from Longimicrobium sp..
CGAAAGAGGCCCGCGGAGCTCAAGCTCCGCGGGCCTCCCGCGCGTCGTCCCGGCCGTTCCGGCTAACGCGCTACCCTACCGCCGTTCACACCGTGAACGAGCTTCCGCAGCCGCAGCCGCCGGCCGCGTTCGGGTTGTTGAACGTGAAGCCGCTCCCCTGGAAGGTCGACACGTAGTCGATCTCGGTGCCCTGCAGGTACTGCAGGCTGAAGGGATCCACGAACAGGCGAATGCCCTGCGACTCCAGGATCATGTCGTCTTCGCCAGCCTCGTCCTCGATGTTCAGGCCGTACTGAAAGCCCGAGCAGCCGCCGGGGAGCACGCCTACGCGCAGCCCCGCCGTCTCGGCCGCGCCCTGCTCCTCGATGTACCGGCGGACCTCGGTGGCCGCCGTGGCCGTAAGAAGAACCGGAACGGCCGGTGCTTCGGTGCTGATCTCGCTCGTCTGCATTGCTGCAACCCCGCATCACAAGGTTGGTCGCGGGCAATCCAACTCCCGCTCTCGTAACGACTTGTACGCTCTCGAAACCAGCAGGTTCCGGGCCGCGGCGCCGTTGTTCAACTACTGAAGTATATGCAGACGGCGCCGAGAATCAATCCTCGGCCACTCACCCCGCCGTGATGTTGAAGCCCGCGTCCACGTACATCACCTCGCCCGTGATGCCGCCGGACAGCTCCGACGCCAGGAACAGCGTCGCGTTGCCGACTTCGCTGGGCTCCACCGCGCGCTTCAGCGGGGCGCGCTCGCCGGTGATCCGCAGCAGGTCGCGGAAGTGGGCCACGCCGCGCGCCGCCAGCGTGTTGATGGCCCCGGCCGACACGGCGTTGATGCGAATGCCGCGCGCGCCCAGGTCCACCGCCAGGTACCGCACGCTGGCCTCCAGCGCCGCCTTGGCGACGCCCATCACGTTGTAGCCGGGCACCGCCTTCTGCGAGCCGTAGTAGGTCATGGTCACGATGCTGCCGCCCTCGGGCATCATCGGCGCAAAGGCGCGGGACAGGGCCACCAGCGAGTAGGCGCTGATCTCGTGCGCGGCGGAAAAGTCTTCGCGCTGCGTTTCGATGAACGCGTTGGCCATCGCGGCCTTGGGGGCGTAGGCAATGGAGTGCAGCAGGAAGTCCAGGCTGCCCCAGCGTTCGCGTAGCGCGGCCACGAGCGCGTCGATCTG
It encodes:
- the erpA gene encoding iron-sulfur cluster insertion protein ErpA, translated to MQTSEISTEAPAVPVLLTATAATEVRRYIEEQGAAETAGLRVGVLPGGCSGFQYGLNIEDEAGEDDMILESQGIRLFVDPFSLQYLQGTEIDYVSTFQGSGFTFNNPNAAGGCGCGSSFTV
- a CDS encoding enoyl-ACP reductase, which gives rise to MSENSPLAGLLAGKKGLIVGVANQNSIAWACAQALHGAGMELAFTYQGELMRDRVMKTVSSLGDVPVFDLDARSDEQIDALVAALRERWGSLDFLLHSIAYAPKAAMANAFIETQREDFSAAHEISAYSLVALSRAFAPMMPEGGSIVTMTYYGSQKAVPGYNVMGVAKAALEASVRYLAVDLGARGIRINAVSAGAINTLAARGVAHFRDLLRITGERAPLKRAVEPSEVGNATLFLASELSGGITGEVMYVDAGFNITAG